The Panicum virgatum strain AP13 chromosome 5K, P.virgatum_v5, whole genome shotgun sequence genome has a window encoding:
- the LOC120707706 gene encoding uncharacterized protein LOC120707706 isoform X4, with translation MPNLLSFLKHDDPAVVKQSIASGTNLFAAVLEEMALQINKCGKLEAWLEDLWAWMKQFKDAVRGVMHEPGPIATKLLAVKFIETWILCCTSQANSDQIQPTEGKNWRFDISRLSQFHPSLDPVVLEADAHRALILLLDILQSAYAHRGSFLVGTINSLAAVVKNRPIYYDRVLPVLLDFNPGLETAKGAHSASLRYALRAAFLGFLRSPHQAMVESKDILMRRLRALSPGEAMEQNIRQAEKMSRNIERASRAAKDESPAWEMPYGDNRNKPADRPSDVLAMSDGIAKRARFDTSATSNLPVLGSSDYSDMQTDNDANVGHLSDPALLNSDVSPVEKMIEMIGALLAEGERGAESLGILVSTVEADVMADIVIETMKHLPGASFPLAKNNGVQKPDFKYSSGLLTENLAVNPDSSLFAAPSTSTADGVSISPSDPLFMPGVHDAKRDPRRDPRRLDPRRTVSPAAVNSLQVRVETNSMHQTDNLPNALCSNSGKAENYSDYSRDLPKNEDEHHSASQPSQTIAKDKSELSDVTTEPEPTFEVEAPVDVGIHSSDVDEEMLNPMSSEVTSIDESDSLDLEVDPFLPGPEASTPDDTNHDLAVITSHLELSDKKKSLLNKLAIGRIIGDYKKDSLNARFSLLAHLIAQSADDDNIMDLIQRHIIFHYHDQKGHELAMHVLYLLQSMNVANSPESSTSTSKHYEKFFLSLARSLIDSMPASDKSFSKLLCDAPYLPESSFRLLEGLCMSEDNSQQIKDGDGDRVTQGLGTVWSLILGRPPLRHVCLDIALKCAVHSQDEVRGKAVRLVAKRLYDLTYATEKIEQFATDSLVGVANEHDVDTDINLKPLKESTAEFEVGSQETSVSGSQIPDAGCSESGSLKTSLISPKQSSVSLSEAKRHTSLFFALCTKRPNLLQHLFNVYGRSPKVVKQCIHWHMPSLVSNLGSSCPEMLNIIHNPPEGSVHLITLILQTLTDESTPSADLVAAVKQLYNTLKDASILIPLLPSFPKEEVLPIFPRLVDLPLEKFQDALARILQGTAHTGPALTPAEVLIAIHDINPEKDKVALKKVTDACTACFEQRTVFTQQVLEKSLNQLVDRIPIPLLFMRTVIQALDAFPALVDFVMGILSRLVNKQIWKMPKLWVGFLKLAFQTQPRSFDVLLQLPPPQLEYMLNKYPNLRTPLSSFVNQRNMHNTLPRQILKILGFFSEPQQAPISFVPATLQTADATSSLPGATLM, from the exons ATGCCAAATTTGCTGTCATTTTTGAAGCATGATGATCCTGCGGTTGTTAAGCAATCTATAGCTAGTGGGACAAATTTATTTGCTGCTGTATTGGAAGAGATGGCACTTCAG ATTAACAAGTGCGGAAAACTTGAAGCTTGGCTCGAAGACTTGTGGGCTTGGATGAAGCAGTTCAAAGATGCAGTCCGTGGTGTGATGCATGAG CCTGGACCTATTGCAACTAAACTACTCGCTGTAAAGTTCATTGAAACATGGATTTTGTGTTGCACATCTCAAGCCAACAGTGACCAAATACAGCCAACTGAAG GGAAAAACTGGAGATTTGATATTTCACGATTATCTCAATTTCATCCTAGCCTTGATCCTGTTGTTCTGGAAGCTGATGCACACAGAGCTCTCATCCTCCTCCTGGATATTCTGCAATCAGCTTATGCTCATCGAGGATCCTTCCTAGTTGGCACCATTAATTC TCTTGCGGCAGTTGTAAAGAATCGGCCAATTTACTATGACCGTGTGCTGCCAGTGCTACTTGATTTCAACCCTGGCTTGGAAACTGCAAAAGGTGCACACTCAGCAAGCCTGCGTTATGCCCTAAGAGCAGCCTTTTTGGGGTTTCTAAGGAGTCCTCACCAGGCAATGGTTGAG TCCAAAGACATATTGATGCGGCGGCTTCGTGCTCTCAGCCCTGGCGAGGCAATGGAACAAAATATTAGGCAGGCAGAGAAGATGTCTAGGAATATTGAGCGTGCTTCTCGCGCTGCCAAG GATGAGTCTCCAGCATGGGAGATGCCTTATGGAGATAATCGGAACAAACCTGCTGATAGACCAAGTGATGTTCTTGCTATGTCTGATGGcatagctaagagagcaagattTGACACATCTGCCACTTCTAACTTGCCAGTTCTGGGATCCTCTGATTATTCTGATATGCAGACTGACAATGATGCCAATGTGGGCCATTTATCTGATCCAGCTCTTTTGAACAGTGACGTGTCTCCTGTTGAGAAGATGATTGAAATGATTGGTGCTTTACTTGCTGAAGGAGAAAGAGGAGCTGAATCCCTGGGTATTCTTGTCTCAACAGTAGAGGCAGATGTCATGGCGGACATTGTGATAGAAACAATGAAACATCTACCAGGAGCCTCATTTCCTTTAGCAAAAAATAATGGTGTCCAGAAACCGGATTTTAAATATTCATCTGGTCTCTTAACAGAGAACCTGGCAGTCAATCCAGACTCGTCACTGTTCGCTGCACCATCAACATCCACAGCTGATGGAGTCAGCATCTCACCATCTGACCCCCTTTTTATGCCTGGTGTTCATGATGCTAAGCGTGATCCAAGAAGG GACCCTCGTCGCCTCGATCCACGGCGGACAGTGTCACCTGCTGCTGTAAATTCGTTACAGGTGAGGGTGGAAACTAATAGCATGCATCAGACAGATAATTTGCCAAATGCACTTTGCTCCAATTCTGGGAAGGCTGAAAACTATTCAGATTATTCAAGAGATTTACCAAAAAATGAAGATGAACATCACTCAGCTTCTCAACCCAGTCAAACAATTGCCAAAGACAAGTCAGAGCTTTCAGATGTTACCACTGAGCCGGAGCCAACCTTTGAAGTTGAGGCACCAGTGGATGTTGGGATTCATTCTTCTGATGTCGATGAAGAGATGCTGAATCCCATGTCTTCAGAAGTTACTTCAATAGATGAATCTGATAGTTTGGATTTAGAGGTTGATCCCTTTTTACCAGGTCCTGAGGCATCAACACCAGATGATACCAATCACGACTTGGCAGTTATTACATCTCATTTGGAACTAAGTGATAAAAAGAAATCCTTATTGAACAAACTTGCCATTGGGCGGATAATTGGTGATTACAAGAAAGATAGTCTCAATGCCAGATTTTCTTTGCTTGCACATTTGATTGCCCAG AGTGCTGATGATGATAATATTATGGATTTGATTCAGAGGCACATTATCTTTCATTATCATGATCAGAAG GGGCATGAACTGGCAATGCATGTATTGTATCTGCTACAGAGTATGAATGTTGCTAATTCGCCAGAAAGCTCTACCTCCACTTCTAAACATTATGAAAAGTTCTTTCTATCACTT GCGAGGTCCTTGATTGACTCAATGCCTGCTTCAGACAAGTCATTTAGCAAACTTTTATGTGATGCGCCATATCTGCCTGAGTCTTCATTTAGATTACTAGAGGGTCTTTGCATGTCAGAAGACAACAGCCAACAAATAAAGGACGGGGATGGTGACCGTGTCACCCAAGGCCTGGGGACTGTATGGAGCCTTATCTTGGGCCGGCCTCCGCTTCGCCATGTTTGCTTGGATATTGCTCTGAAG TGTGCCGTCCACTCTCAAGATGAAGTCAGGGGAAAGGCAGTTAGATTG GTTGCAAAAAGGCTATATGATCTGACATACGCAACAGAAAAAATCGAGCAGTTCGCCACAGATAGTCTTGTAGGAGTTGCTAATGAGCATGATGTGGACACAGATATTAACTTGAAACCCTTAAAAGAATCTACAGCTGAG TTTGAGGTAGGCAGTCAGGAAACTTCAGTTAGCGGTTCTCAGATTCCAGATGCTGGGTGTTCTGAAAGTGGGTCACTCAAGACATCATTGATTTCACCGAAACAATCCTCAGTATCATTATCTGAGGCAAAACGCCATACGTCTTTGTTCTTTGCACTTTGCACAAAG AGGCCTAATCTTCTTCAGCATCTGTTCAATGTTTATGGAAGGTCTCCAAAAGTTGTCAAGCAG TGTATCCATTGGCATATGCCCAGCCTTGTAAGTAATTTGGGGTCCTCATGTCCTGAGATGCTGAACATAATTCATAATCCACCTGAAGGCAGCGTACATCTTATTACCTTG ATACTACAAACATTGACTGACGAGTCAACTCCTTCAGCTGACCTAGTTGCTGCTGTTAAACAATTATATAATACCCTGAAG GATGCATCCATTCTTATTCCTTTGCTGCCTTCATTTCCAAAGGAAGAG GTATTGCCCATATTTCCGAGGCTAGTTGATCTTCCGCTTGAGAAATTCCAAGATGCGCTTGCTCGGATATTGCAG GGAACTGCTCATACCGGTCCAGCATTGACTCCTGCTGAAGTTCTGATTGCAATTCATGATATTAACCCAGAGAAAGATAAAGTTGCCTTAAAAAAG GTCACAGATGCTTGTACAGCATGCTTTGAGCAGCGTACGGTATTTACTCAGCAAGTCTTGGAGAAGTCACTGAATCAATTG GTTGACAGGATACCAATTCCTCTTCTTTTTATGAGAACAGTTATTCAAGCACTTGATGCTTTCCCAGCTTTG GTTGATTTTGTCATGGGAATACTCTCTAGGCTTGTCAATAAACAG ATATGGAAAATGCCAAAGCTATGGGTTGGGTTTTTAAAATTGGCATTCCAGACTCAGCCACGTTCTTTCGATGTCTTATTACAG CTACCTCCACCACAGCTTGAATATATGTTGAATAAGTATCCCAATCTTCGAACACCTCTTTCTTCCTTTGTTAATCAGCGGAACATGCATAACACCTTGCCCAG ACAGATTTTGAAAATTCTGGGCTTCTTTAGCGAACCTCAGCAGGCACCAATATCGTTTGTGCCTGCTACATTACAGACAGCAGATGCAACCTCCTCACTTCCTGGTGCAACCCTGATGTGA
- the LOC120707706 gene encoding uncharacterized protein LOC120707706 isoform X2 yields the protein MHIVKEVDMAGVVRRLLRELGTNVTEDLVVLMPNLLSFLKHDDPAVVKQSIASGTNLFAAVLEEMALQINKCGKLEAWLEDLWAWMKQFKDAVRGVMHEPGPIATKLLAVKFIETWILCCTSQANSDQIQPTEGKNWRFDISRLSQFHPSLDPVVLEADAHRALILLLDILQSAYAHRGSFLVGTINSLAAVVKNRPIYYDRVLPVLLDFNPGLETAKGAHSASLRYALRAAFLGFLRSPHQAMVESKDILMRRLRALSPGEAMEQNIRQAEKMSRNIERASRAAKDESPAWEMPYGDNRNKPADRPSDVLAMSDGIAKRARFDTSATSNLPVLGSSDYSDMQTDNDANVGHLSDPALLNSDVSPVEKMIEMIGALLAEGERGAESLGILVSTVEADVMADIVIETMKHLPGASFPLAKNNGVQKPDFKYSSGLLTENLAVNPDSSLFAAPSTSTADGVSISPSDPLFMPGVHDAKRDPRRDPRRLDPRRTVSPAAVNSLQVRVETNSMHQTDNLPNALCSNSGKAENYSDYSRDLPKNEDEHHSASQPSQTIAKDKSELSDVTTEPEPTFEVEAPVDVGIHSSDVDEEMLNPMSSEVTSIDESDSLDLEVDPFLPGPEASTPDDTNHDLAVITSHLELSDKKKSLLNKLAIGRIIGDYKKDSLNARFSLLAHLIAQSADDDNIMDLIQRHIIFHYHDQKGHELAMHVLYLLQSMNVANSPESSTSTSKHYEKFFLSLARSLIDSMPASDKSFSKLLCDAPYLPESSFRLLEGLCMSEDNSQQIKDGDGDRVTQGLGTVWSLILGRPPLRHVCLDIALKCAVHSQDEVRGKAVRLVAKRLYDLTYATEKIEQFATDSLVGVANEHDVDTDINLKPLKESTAEFEVGSQETSVSGSQIPDAGCSESGSLKTSLISPKQSSVSLSEAKRHTSLFFALCTKRPNLLQHLFNVYGRSPKVVKQCIHWHMPSLVSNLGSSCPEMLNIIHNPPEGSVHLITLILQTLTDESTPSADLVAAVKQLYNTLKDASILIPLLPSFPKEEVLPIFPRLVDLPLEKFQDALARILQGTAHTGPALTPAEVLIAIHDINPEKDKVALKKVTDACTACFEQRTVFTQQVLEKSLNQLVDRIPIPLLFMRTVIQALDAFPALVDFVMGILSRLVNKQIWKMPKLWVGFLKLAFQTQPRSFDVLLQLPPPQLEYMLNKYPNLRTPLSSFVNQRNMHNTLPRQILKILGFFSEPQQAPISFVPATLQTADATSSLPGATLM from the exons ATGCACAtcgtaaaagaggtcgacatggccggggtggttaggag ATTACTGAGAGAGCTTGGCACAAATGTAACAGAAGATTTGGTTGTGCTGATGCCAAATTTGCTGTCATTTTTGAAGCATGATGATCCTGCGGTTGTTAAGCAATCTATAGCTAGTGGGACAAATTTATTTGCTGCTGTATTGGAAGAGATGGCACTTCAG ATTAACAAGTGCGGAAAACTTGAAGCTTGGCTCGAAGACTTGTGGGCTTGGATGAAGCAGTTCAAAGATGCAGTCCGTGGTGTGATGCATGAG CCTGGACCTATTGCAACTAAACTACTCGCTGTAAAGTTCATTGAAACATGGATTTTGTGTTGCACATCTCAAGCCAACAGTGACCAAATACAGCCAACTGAAG GGAAAAACTGGAGATTTGATATTTCACGATTATCTCAATTTCATCCTAGCCTTGATCCTGTTGTTCTGGAAGCTGATGCACACAGAGCTCTCATCCTCCTCCTGGATATTCTGCAATCAGCTTATGCTCATCGAGGATCCTTCCTAGTTGGCACCATTAATTC TCTTGCGGCAGTTGTAAAGAATCGGCCAATTTACTATGACCGTGTGCTGCCAGTGCTACTTGATTTCAACCCTGGCTTGGAAACTGCAAAAGGTGCACACTCAGCAAGCCTGCGTTATGCCCTAAGAGCAGCCTTTTTGGGGTTTCTAAGGAGTCCTCACCAGGCAATGGTTGAG TCCAAAGACATATTGATGCGGCGGCTTCGTGCTCTCAGCCCTGGCGAGGCAATGGAACAAAATATTAGGCAGGCAGAGAAGATGTCTAGGAATATTGAGCGTGCTTCTCGCGCTGCCAAG GATGAGTCTCCAGCATGGGAGATGCCTTATGGAGATAATCGGAACAAACCTGCTGATAGACCAAGTGATGTTCTTGCTATGTCTGATGGcatagctaagagagcaagattTGACACATCTGCCACTTCTAACTTGCCAGTTCTGGGATCCTCTGATTATTCTGATATGCAGACTGACAATGATGCCAATGTGGGCCATTTATCTGATCCAGCTCTTTTGAACAGTGACGTGTCTCCTGTTGAGAAGATGATTGAAATGATTGGTGCTTTACTTGCTGAAGGAGAAAGAGGAGCTGAATCCCTGGGTATTCTTGTCTCAACAGTAGAGGCAGATGTCATGGCGGACATTGTGATAGAAACAATGAAACATCTACCAGGAGCCTCATTTCCTTTAGCAAAAAATAATGGTGTCCAGAAACCGGATTTTAAATATTCATCTGGTCTCTTAACAGAGAACCTGGCAGTCAATCCAGACTCGTCACTGTTCGCTGCACCATCAACATCCACAGCTGATGGAGTCAGCATCTCACCATCTGACCCCCTTTTTATGCCTGGTGTTCATGATGCTAAGCGTGATCCAAGAAGG GACCCTCGTCGCCTCGATCCACGGCGGACAGTGTCACCTGCTGCTGTAAATTCGTTACAGGTGAGGGTGGAAACTAATAGCATGCATCAGACAGATAATTTGCCAAATGCACTTTGCTCCAATTCTGGGAAGGCTGAAAACTATTCAGATTATTCAAGAGATTTACCAAAAAATGAAGATGAACATCACTCAGCTTCTCAACCCAGTCAAACAATTGCCAAAGACAAGTCAGAGCTTTCAGATGTTACCACTGAGCCGGAGCCAACCTTTGAAGTTGAGGCACCAGTGGATGTTGGGATTCATTCTTCTGATGTCGATGAAGAGATGCTGAATCCCATGTCTTCAGAAGTTACTTCAATAGATGAATCTGATAGTTTGGATTTAGAGGTTGATCCCTTTTTACCAGGTCCTGAGGCATCAACACCAGATGATACCAATCACGACTTGGCAGTTATTACATCTCATTTGGAACTAAGTGATAAAAAGAAATCCTTATTGAACAAACTTGCCATTGGGCGGATAATTGGTGATTACAAGAAAGATAGTCTCAATGCCAGATTTTCTTTGCTTGCACATTTGATTGCCCAG AGTGCTGATGATGATAATATTATGGATTTGATTCAGAGGCACATTATCTTTCATTATCATGATCAGAAG GGGCATGAACTGGCAATGCATGTATTGTATCTGCTACAGAGTATGAATGTTGCTAATTCGCCAGAAAGCTCTACCTCCACTTCTAAACATTATGAAAAGTTCTTTCTATCACTT GCGAGGTCCTTGATTGACTCAATGCCTGCTTCAGACAAGTCATTTAGCAAACTTTTATGTGATGCGCCATATCTGCCTGAGTCTTCATTTAGATTACTAGAGGGTCTTTGCATGTCAGAAGACAACAGCCAACAAATAAAGGACGGGGATGGTGACCGTGTCACCCAAGGCCTGGGGACTGTATGGAGCCTTATCTTGGGCCGGCCTCCGCTTCGCCATGTTTGCTTGGATATTGCTCTGAAG TGTGCCGTCCACTCTCAAGATGAAGTCAGGGGAAAGGCAGTTAGATTG GTTGCAAAAAGGCTATATGATCTGACATACGCAACAGAAAAAATCGAGCAGTTCGCCACAGATAGTCTTGTAGGAGTTGCTAATGAGCATGATGTGGACACAGATATTAACTTGAAACCCTTAAAAGAATCTACAGCTGAG TTTGAGGTAGGCAGTCAGGAAACTTCAGTTAGCGGTTCTCAGATTCCAGATGCTGGGTGTTCTGAAAGTGGGTCACTCAAGACATCATTGATTTCACCGAAACAATCCTCAGTATCATTATCTGAGGCAAAACGCCATACGTCTTTGTTCTTTGCACTTTGCACAAAG AGGCCTAATCTTCTTCAGCATCTGTTCAATGTTTATGGAAGGTCTCCAAAAGTTGTCAAGCAG TGTATCCATTGGCATATGCCCAGCCTTGTAAGTAATTTGGGGTCCTCATGTCCTGAGATGCTGAACATAATTCATAATCCACCTGAAGGCAGCGTACATCTTATTACCTTG ATACTACAAACATTGACTGACGAGTCAACTCCTTCAGCTGACCTAGTTGCTGCTGTTAAACAATTATATAATACCCTGAAG GATGCATCCATTCTTATTCCTTTGCTGCCTTCATTTCCAAAGGAAGAG GTATTGCCCATATTTCCGAGGCTAGTTGATCTTCCGCTTGAGAAATTCCAAGATGCGCTTGCTCGGATATTGCAG GGAACTGCTCATACCGGTCCAGCATTGACTCCTGCTGAAGTTCTGATTGCAATTCATGATATTAACCCAGAGAAAGATAAAGTTGCCTTAAAAAAG GTCACAGATGCTTGTACAGCATGCTTTGAGCAGCGTACGGTATTTACTCAGCAAGTCTTGGAGAAGTCACTGAATCAATTG GTTGACAGGATACCAATTCCTCTTCTTTTTATGAGAACAGTTATTCAAGCACTTGATGCTTTCCCAGCTTTG GTTGATTTTGTCATGGGAATACTCTCTAGGCTTGTCAATAAACAG ATATGGAAAATGCCAAAGCTATGGGTTGGGTTTTTAAAATTGGCATTCCAGACTCAGCCACGTTCTTTCGATGTCTTATTACAG CTACCTCCACCACAGCTTGAATATATGTTGAATAAGTATCCCAATCTTCGAACACCTCTTTCTTCCTTTGTTAATCAGCGGAACATGCATAACACCTTGCCCAG ACAGATTTTGAAAATTCTGGGCTTCTTTAGCGAACCTCAGCAGGCACCAATATCGTTTGTGCCTGCTACATTACAGACAGCAGATGCAACCTCCTCACTTCCTGGTGCAACCCTGATGTGA